The following is a genomic window from Bacteroidia bacterium.
TCACATGCAATGTCGCAACAGGACGGGGATATGCTACAAGTGGATTGCGAGGATTACGCGGACATCCACAAACACGGACCGGTGCACTGCGAGCCGGCTGTGGGAATGGGAAAAAAATGAAAAGATAAAAAAACGCCGGAGGAACATCACGCCGGCGAGCTGAAACGGAAAAAGGTGAAAAGGACGAGCCTTTTCACCTTTACCTTCGTACGAACAGGGTTCCCGAAACGTAGCGCTCCAAGATCACAGCAGGAAGGAAATCAGGATACCTGCCGCAACCGCCGAACCGATCACGCCCGCGACGTTCGGTCCCATAGCATGCATGAGCAGATAGTTATTCGGATCCTCCGTGATGCCGATGTTGTGGACTACACGGGCCGAATCCGGTACTGCGGAGACTCCCGCCGCGCCGACAAGGGGATTGATTTTGTTCTCCGTGGAGAGGAAGAGATTCATGAGCTTCGCGAACAGTACACCTCCGGCGGTTGCCACCCCGAAGGAAACCGCTCCGAGAACGAAAATCAGTATGGATTGCGGTGTCAGAAACGTTGTCGCCTGCGTTGATGCACCCACCGTGACACCGAGCAGAATGGTAACGATGTCGATGAGCGGATTACGCGCGGTTTCCATCAGGCGCTTCGTTACACCGCTTTCCTTGAGCACATTGCCGAAAAAGAGCATGCCGAGCAGCGGCAGCGCGCCGGGAGAGATGAAACCGGTCACCAGAAAGCCGATGATGGGGAAGAGAATTTTCTCCTTTTTCGACACAGCGCGGGCGGGTTTCATGCGAATGAGTCGCTCCTTTTTGGTGGTCAGCAGCTTCATGATGGGCGGCTGAATGATGGGCACCAAACCCATGTAGGAATAGGCCGCGATGGCGATAGCACCGATGAGATGCGGGGCAAGCTTCGATGCAATGAAAATGGCCGTCGGACCGTCGGCGCCGCCGATAATACCAATGGCCGCTGCCTCGTCGGGGCTGAATCCGAGATACAGTGCTCCAATGAGCGTAATGAAAATTCCGACCTGAGCTGCCGCTCCGAGCAGGACGAGTTTGGGGTTGGAGAGCATGGCGGAGAAGTCCGTCATCGCGCCGATGCCGAGGAAAATCAACGGTGGATAAATACCTTTCACCACACCGTAGTACAGATAGTTGAGCACGCTCCCCTCTTCGTAAATGCCGATCTGCATGCCGACATTTTCGAGAAAGGGAATGTTGCCGAGAATGATGCCAAAACCGATGGGCACGAGCAGCAAGGGCTCGTAGTCCTTGGTAATGGCGATGTAGATGAAAAACAAGCCGGCAGCGATCATGATCATGTGACCGAGCGTCACATTCGCGAAACCGGAGAAATCAAAAAAATGCAGAAGGCCTTCCATCGCGATCAACCTCCGATCTCGACGAGCACATCGCCTTCCAGGACGTTGTCGCCTTTGGAAATACGAAGCGCTGTCACGGTGCCGTCATTGGGGGCGACAATATTGTTTTCCATTTTCATCGCTTCCATGACAAGCAGCACTTGCCCCGCCTTGACCGTGTCTCCTTCGCGGACGTGCATGTCCAGAATGACTCCCGGCAGCGGTGCCTTGATGATTTTGCCCTTATTCTCTTCCGGTTTGGCCGTGGTTTTCGGGCGTTCGCTTTCGGTCGTGTACGCGGGTGTGCGGACCAGTGTCGGGGTTTTGGAAATTTTCTTCTCCGCCTCGAACGAAACGTCGTAGACCGATCCGTTTACCTCGACAGTGGCGAGTCCCTCGTCAACCTTCTTGATCTCGACGGCGTAGTCCGTGCCGTTGATTTTGATATTGAACTTGCGTGCGGAATTCATGACGATGCGTCCTCTGTCAGCGTTTGATGGTGAGATGGGTCGGTGATGGCGTCATGGTGTACAGCTTGGAGCTCCACGGCGAATACGGCCGCGACACCTTGGAAATGGTCAGGACGGTTCGTTCTTCATCGTGCAGTTCATACAGATGCGACTGCAAGGCGAGCGCGATGGCGGCGACAACCTCGCCGCTGATACCGTTGCGAACCGGTGCCACCTGCGGGTCATCGTGTGTGGCTTTTGGTGTCGCGGGATTGGAGAGTACTTTCAGCGCTTTGATGAGAAAGGTGATCGTGGTCAACGCGGCAAAGACCACGAGGATACCGACGATAGTGATCATGATTCCGTCGCCGGCTTGCACGGCATCCCAGCCGCTGAGTTTCCAGGCCGCTGCGGCACTATCGGCCGCGGCGGCGGCGATGCTGTCGGGCACGGCGAGGGAGCCCGCATCGTTCAGGGCAAGAGCCTCTGTATACTGAAACATGCTCTTGACTCCTTACAACGGAATATTGCTGTGCTTTTTCATCGGGAGACTGTCACGCTTGGTAGCGAGACTCTGCAGGGCGCGAATGACGCGGAAGCGCGTGTTGCGGGGTTCGATGACATCGTCAATGTACCCGTACTTCGCCGCGACGTAGGGAGTGGCGAATTTGCTGCGATACTCGCTCTCCATCATGCTGATGAACTGCGCACGGGCTTCGGCGTCTTTCTGTGACAGCTCGCGTCCATAGAGCACCTCGATTGCGCCGCGCGGACCCATGACGGCGATTTCGGCCGTGGGCCAGGCATAGTTGATATCGCCGTTGAGATGTTTGGAGCCCATCACATCATACGCACCGCCATAGGCCTTGCGCAGCACCACCGTCACTTTGGGAACGGTAGCCTCACCGTAGGCAAACAGGAGCTTGGCGCCGTTGGAAATGATGCCGCCGTATTCCTGCTGCGTTCCCGGAAGAAAACCCGGGACGTCGACAAAGGTGACGATAGGGATGTTGAACGCGTCGCAGAAGCGGATGAAGCGCGCGCCCTTCCGTGAGCAGTTGATGTCGAGCACACCCGCAAGATAGCTGGGCTGATTGGCGACGATACCCACGGACTGTCCGTTGAACCGAGCGAAACCAACCACGAGGTTCGGCGCATAATGGCGCTGCACTTCGAGGAATTCTCCGCAATCCACAACCGCGTGAATCACGTCCTTGACGTCGTACGGTTTATTGGGATTTTCAGGAATGATGTAGTTGAGACTGTCTTCCAGGCGGTTAATGGGATCGCTGCAGTCAATTCTCGGCGGTTCTTCAAGGTTGTTCTGCGGCATGTAGCTGAGCATTTTCCTGATGATCATGATCTGTTCTTCATCATTCTCACAGGCGAAATGCGCTACACCGGATTTCGCGGTGTGTATCGCCGCACCACCGAGCTCTTCGGTGCTCACATCCTCGTTGGTCACGGATTTGACAACCTTGGGACCAGTAACAAACATGTAGCTGGTTTCCTTGGTCATCAGGATGAAGTCCGTGATGGCCGGGGAGTACACGGCTCCACCCGCGCACGGTCCGAAGACGCCGGAAATCTGCGGAATCACCCCGGAAGCGATGATGTTTCGCTGGAAAATATCCGCATACCCGCCAAGGCTTTTCACGCCTTCCTGAATGCGCGCGCCGCCGCTATCGTTCAGACCAATAACGGGAGCGCCGGCTTTCATGGCCATGTCCATAATCTTGCAGATCTTCTTGGCGTACATCTCGGAAAGCGATCCGCCGAACACGGTGAAATCCTGCGAGAATACATACACCAGCCGACCGTCGATGGTACCGTAGCCGGTTACCACACCGTCCGAAAGATATGCTTCATTTTCCAGCCCGAAATCGATGCACCTATGGCTGACGAACATATCGAATTCTTCGAAGCTGCCTTCGTCCAGCAGCAGGTCCAAACGTTCGCGTGCCGTCAGCTTACCTTTGGCATGCTGCGATTCAATGCGTTTTTCACCGCCTCCTTTTCGCGCTTCAACGCGCTTTTCCAGGAGTTCCTTGATCTTGTCTTCGATTGCCATGTTTCGTCCTTGGACGGTCTAGTGGTACAGAGATGCGTGTTTGCCCCGCAAAAGTCAGGAGTTTTACTTCAAAACCCCCAATTGTAACAAAATTAGCGATTAGAGTGGTGAGTTACAATGTTTTTCTTTCATGTCGCTGCGTGGTCACGTCGATTTACCAGAAACATGAGCCGATTCGTCCGAAATTACCGTATTCCAGAGATATCAAAACAAGAGGGTTTGCTTTTTCGAGAATGCCTTCGAGGAAGGACGAAAGCTCGTTGTGCGAACGCCGGCAGGTGGAGGAGATGCACCTCGGCGGTGAGAAAAGAATGGCTACGCTTGAAGCCGACCGTTCCGCGGCATGCTTCGAAAAAAAATCCAAGCGGAAGCCGAAGAGAGTTTGTTTTCGCTTCTTTTTTACAGTTTCTCTCTGCAAATTTCCGAATACATGAAACGAGAGCAGCTCCTCACCTTTATCAAAGTCGGCGTCACAGTCCTCATCATAGGATTCTCCATTTATTTTTCTGTCTGGAAAGTGGATTTCCGCGAGTTGGGACGCAGCTTCACCACTGCGAATTACTGGTACGCGCTGCTCATTATTCCCGTCATCATTCTTTCGCATTACGTCCGGGCGCTACGCTGGAACGTCATTCTCGAGCGGATTCATCCCGGGGTAAGAACCGGCAATCTTTTCGCGGGCGTGATGATCGGCTATTTCATGAACAATCTGATCCCGCGGAGCGGCGAGATCGTAAGACCGTGGTTCACCGCGCAGACGGAGAAGGACACCACGTTCAGCTCGCTCCTGGGTTCCATCATCGTGGAACGTTTTATCGACACCGTGGCATTGCTGCTTGTCATTGCGGCGATACTCTTTTTCGACCAGACCCTCTTCAGCGGCTTCGAAGAGATCGGTGTTGACGCCGGTGTGATCCAACCCATTCTGTACATGGCCATTGTGCTCGGCGTGGTGTTCATCATCATTGCGCCGAGCCGTGTCGGTTTATGGATGGCCGAGACGTTCAGTACCCCGTTCCTCTGGGCGGCGGGTCTGCCGGGATTGGGCAAACTGAGAGCATTGCGGGAGGGAGTGCTGAGCATGTTCCGCAAGCTGCAGCTGGGTTTCGGGGCCATCAAGTCGGTGCGGCAGGTGCTGCTGGTGACCGTTCATACCGTGCTTCTGTATTTCCTCTATCTGCTTCCGTTGTACATCATGTTCTTTGCTTTCGGAAGCGGGGAGCAGGGGACGACCACGATGTTCGCCGCGCTGGAAATCTGGGCGGTGACGGCGCTGGGCTATGCGGTAGCCCCCACACCGGGTGCGTTCGGGGTGTTTCACGCCACCGCGCGCATCGCTTTGATGAAATTCGCCGGTTTCTCCGAGGCCGACGCCGTCGCCTATGCAACACTGACGCATTTTGTGAACTACCTGGTCCCCATAGCTCTCGGAATTTACTATCTGCTGACGCGTAATATCAGCATGGGAACGCTGATGAAAGCCCGCTCCGCCGCCTGAAAGACGACCTTCCATTTTCCCGCACCGCCACATGTCCCGAACACATATTCTCGATCCCTGGAAGCTGCGATCGGGCTTCGTCGCCCGAAACCGTCTCGTGCTGGCGCCTATGACCACCTGGTCATCCCATGACGACGGCAGCATATCCGACGCCGAATGTGCGTATCTCCGGCGACGGTCCCAAGGTGTCGGTATAGTCATCACCGCCGCGTGCTACGTCCAGCGCTCGGGCAAGGCTTTCACCGGACAGTGGGGATGTGACGGCGCGGACAAACGCCCCTCGCTCGCCGCAGCGGCCGACGTGATTCATGAAGGAGGAGCTCTTGCAGTGCTGCAATTGCATCACGGCGGACGCATGTGTCCGGAATCCTTGCTCGATCACCCGCCGCATGCGCCGAGCGCGGTGCGCGCCGAGCGGCCCGGTGCCGATCTTCCCGCTCCGATGACGGAGGAACAGATACAGAGCAGTATCGAGGCCTTCGCTCGTGCGACGCGCCTGGCTGCCACCGCGGGATACGATGGAGTGGAAATTCACGGCGCCAATCACTACCTCCTCCAGCAATTTTTCTCACCGCACTCCAATCGACGGGACGATACCTGGGGCGGTGATGTGCGGGATCGGTTGCTCTATCCCCTCGCCGTAACCGACGCCGTGCTTGCTGCCGTCCGGGACATGGATCAACCGTTTATCGTTGGCTACAGACTCTCGCCCGAGGAGGCTGAGCAGCCCGGCATCACCATGGAAGACACGCTCGAACTCGTGGACGCGCTCAGCCGGCGCACCCTGGACTGGCTGCACATCAGCACCCGGGACTACAAGGCAACATCGCTTCGCGATACGGACACGGCGTGGCGGCCAACACGGCGGGTTGTTGATGCACTTGCTTCCGTAACGGACGTCATCGGTGTCGGCTCGGTGTATACTCCCGCAGACGCGCAGTTCCTGCTCGACGACGGCTGCGCGGCCGCCGCGCTGGGGCGTATTCTGCTCATGGAACCCGAGTGGGTGGGTCTGCTTCAGAGCGGACAGGAGGGGAGTATACGTCAACACCTCCCGGCGGAGGATGGTGATGTACGACTTACCATTCCCACGTCCATGTACCGCATGCTGCTGTCGCGACCAGGGTGGTTACCGCTGGCCCGGGACTGACAAGCGGGAAGGGTTTCATCGTTTTGAATCCGGTGTTGAAGGAAGAGAAGCAAGCCATGGGGCGCAGCTCCATGCGCGGCATGGATACGTCTGTTGCTTAACGAACGGATGGCGGATCAGATTTCGCTGCGGCAGCAACGAGAAAGAAGTCCCGGGTAACAAGGTACAACACGCCGCGATCCACTCTGCCAGTGGGCACTTTTTCCTGATTCCCCCATTGCGGCACCCACAGTCACGCGAAAATAGCTCCTGAGAGTTCTTTGGATGCTTCTCTTACGAGTCGCCGCGTCCTGGGAGCAGCGGATTGCCGACGGTCACTCTCTCCTCGATAGAACCGTCGTCTGACTGAGAGCTTGTTCGATGACCGCAGCTCCATAGTTCGGGGTGAAGGAGTTTTTACCGATCACAAGTGGGCGATTCATGAAGCACCGACATTTACACAGGCAGTGGGCGATTCATGAACCACCCACATTTGCATCACAAATGGGCGATTCATGAACCACCCACATTTGCATCACAAATGGGCGATTCATGAACCTCCCACATTTGCATCACAAATGGGCGATTCATGAACTCCCACATTTGCATCACAAATGGGCGATTCATGAACCACCCACATTTGCATCACAAATGGGCGTTTCATGAACCTCCCACATCTGCGTCACAAGTGGGCGATTCATGAAGCACCCACATTTGCATAGAAAATGGGCGATTCATGAACCACCCACATTTGCACAGAAAGTGGGCGATTCATGAAGCTCGACAAGCGCGCGGCAGCCAAATCTCAACGGCGCTTCCCGCAACCCATTGAACAGCATCTATCATGATCATTCCCCGATACCGCGGCGATTCAGATGCGCGGCGTGGTTGTGTCTGTCCATCCACGATCGGAGAGTGCGTTATACCCGGGCCACTGCAGCGGCGAAAATGAAGCCGTCAGGCAAGGAGGTAGAAGACACCGCGATCCTCCCTGCGTGTGCGCAATTTCTGCTCTCCGATCATGACGTCAAGATACTTCCCGACATCGAGCGGGTGTAATTGCAAACTGTCGGCGAGGTCGTCCAGCGTACAGGGACGCACGCGAAGCAGGGAGAGGATATGGGTTTCCACATCCGCGCTATAGGCGGTGCAGCGGTGGCGCAGAAGAGCTTTGCCGACTACTTCGACGTCGGGTCCCAGCTGTCGTGCGAGAGCGACAAGATTCTCTCTGGGCATGGGCTGTATCCAGTCCACAGCTCCTGGTCTGTCGAGTGCGTTGAGTTGAATGTGTGTCGTGCGCAGACGCTGCAGAGTGTGTCTGAACAATGCGATCTCCTCTTCCGTGTCGTTGATCCCGGGAATAACGAAAATCTCCAGCCAGATTTCACCGGTGAATTCCTGCGTGAACGCGACGAGTCCTTCGATGAGATCCGTGCTGCGCAAACCCGGACGCGGCCGGTTGATCTTGCGGAACACCTCTTCGGAAACGGCATCGAGGGAGGGCACGACAACGTCGGCCCGCAGTAATTCGGCGCGTACCGCCGCATCCGGCAAAAGAGTACTGTTGGTGAGAACGGTCACACGATATGCGGGGAATTCGTCCTTGAGCATGGCAATAATGCTGCCAATGCCGCTGTGCAGTGTGGGTTCGCCGGAACCGGAAAACGTGATCGAATCGAGCTCGGGAGAGGCGGACAGGTATTCGCGTAATTCTGCGATGACGGCGGTGGTGGGGACATATTCCCTGCGCTCCAGCGTCAACTCGTCCGTCTTCCCGCACTCGCAGTAGAGGCAGTTGAGTGTACAGGTTTTATTGGGCGTGAGATCAATACCCAGCGATGTGCCAAGACGTCGCGAGGGGACAGGTCCAAAAAGATAGTTGTAGTGCATAGGGCAGTGCTTCGCTCCGTTCCTGTAAACTACGGCACGCCGATTTGCGGGGCAACGCGTGTCGGGTGCTCCCTGATGCATGCATGCCGGACAGAGTGTGAGACGGGCAGCGACTCTGTTCGTAGCAGGAGAACCCACATTCGACCAGGCTTCAGAAGTTCCATTGCTCTCGAGCCGGCGCGCCTCCCCGTAGCTCCTGTTGTCTGATAACGGACATTCCGCGCACGTTTTTCAAGACGGTACAATCCCTTTCGCCGAATTTCCTGTGGGCATTCCGATTTTCCTTGTCTCTGATTCAAGAGATTCCGATCTTACAAAGAATGTGCGTACTGCACATTGTTTGAAACAGGAAGTGTGTGCATGATGCATTGCGGCGTACATACGAACAGGGCGACGGCGGCGGTCTTACGCAGACTGCGCAAGCCCTCGCATTCATGCACGACGCGCTCCAGGAAGATCCTGCAATTCAAACACTACTGCACCGACGCCCCTATTTGACCCCAGCTCCTCCCCGCCGTAACGGCTTTCGCTCCGTCCCACGACAATCACGACCTTGTACCACATATTTCGGGCACGCTGTGCCCTTCAGGAGTATCACTGTGAAAGCGACCGACTTCCTCTCCGTCCGCGACATGAATCAGGAGGAGATCCTGGCCACCTTCGACATCGCCCTCGATATGAAAGCCGACCGCACGAAATATGCCGAAGCCCTCAAGGGTCAGGCGCTGGCGATGATTTTCGAGAAGCCCTCCCTTCGCACCCGCACGACCTTCGATATTGGCATTCAGCAGCTCGGCGGATATTCACTCTACCTCTCACCGGCTGAAATCAGCCTCGGAAAACGCGAATCCGTGTACGATGTCGCGAAAAATCTCGAGCGCATGGTGCAGGGTATCATGATTCGCACCTTCGCGCATCAGATCGTCATTGATATGGCGAAGTTCGCTTCCATCCCCATTATCAACGGACTCACCGACTTCTCGCACCCCTGCCAGGCGATGGCGGACTACCTCACCGTCAAGGAAGTGAAGGGCGAGCTGAAAGGCCTCAAGCTGTGCTATGTGGGCGACGGCAACAACGTGGCGCACAGTCTCATGTTCGCCGGCGCTATCCTCGGTGTGGACGTCACTGTGGCCTGCCCCGCTGGTTACGAGCCCAACCTCATCGCCTTCCAGCAAGCCACGGAAGATGCCAAACTTTCGGGCGCGAAAATCGAAGTAGTACACGATCCGGCCGCCGGTGTGAAGAATGCCGATGTTGTGTACACCGACGTCTGGGCCTCGATGGGGCAGGAAGCCGAAGCCGCCGAGCGCCGCCGCATCTTCATGCCCTTCCAGGTGAACGAAGATCTCATGGCCAAGGCGAAGACCGACGCCATCTTCATGCATTGTCTGCCTGCACATCGCGGAGACGAAGTGACAGACGGCGTGATCGACGCTCCGAATTCGGTGGTCTTCCAGGAGGCGGAAAATCGCCTTCATGCGCAAAAGGCCATCATGTATCAGTTGATGAAAAAGTAAGGGCCGGCCATGTCCCGTACAGCGCTCATTGCCATCGGCGGGAACTCGCTCATCCGCGCGGGTGAGCGCGGCACCATTGACGAGCAGCTCGCCAACGCGCACGCCACGGCGCGTTGTCTTGCCGAAATGGTGCAGCGCGGCTGGCGCATCGTTATAACGCACGGCAACGGTCCCCAGGTGGGGGCCGCCCTGCTGCGTTCCGAACGCGCCGCCGGTGAAGTCTACACCCATCCCCTTGACGTCTGCGTCGCCACCACGCAAAGCGAAATCGGCTACCTGCTCCAGCGCGCGCTGGAGTACGAGCTTCGGCAGCTGGGCCTCACCACACCGGTGCTGACCGTGCTGACGCAGGTGCGCGTAGACGAACACGATCCCGCTTT
Proteins encoded in this region:
- a CDS encoding sodium ion-translocating decarboxylase subunit beta gives rise to the protein MEGLLHFFDFSGFANVTLGHMIMIAAGLFFIYIAITKDYEPLLLVPIGFGIILGNIPFLENVGMQIGIYEEGSVLNYLYYGVVKGIYPPLIFLGIGAMTDFSAMLSNPKLVLLGAAAQVGIFITLIGALYLGFSPDEAAAIGIIGGADGPTAIFIASKLAPHLIGAIAIAAYSYMGLVPIIQPPIMKLLTTKKERLIRMKPARAVSKKEKILFPIIGFLVTGFISPGALPLLGMLFFGNVLKESGVTKRLMETARNPLIDIVTILLGVTVGASTQATTFLTPQSILIFVLGAVSFGVATAGGVLFAKLMNLFLSTENKINPLVGAAGVSAVPDSARVVHNIGITEDPNNYLLMHAMGPNVAGVIGSAVAAGILISFLL
- a CDS encoding biotin/lipoyl-binding protein; this translates as MNSARKFNIKINGTDYAVEIKKVDEGLATVEVNGSVYDVSFEAEKKISKTPTLVRTPAYTTESERPKTTAKPEENKGKIIKAPLPGVILDMHVREGDTVKAGQVLLVMEAMKMENNIVAPNDGTVTALRISKGDNVLEGDVLVEIGG
- a CDS encoding methylmalonyl-CoA carboxyltransferase, coding for MAIEDKIKELLEKRVEARKGGGEKRIESQHAKGKLTARERLDLLLDEGSFEEFDMFVSHRCIDFGLENEAYLSDGVVTGYGTIDGRLVYVFSQDFTVFGGSLSEMYAKKICKIMDMAMKAGAPVIGLNDSGGARIQEGVKSLGGYADIFQRNIIASGVIPQISGVFGPCAGGAVYSPAITDFILMTKETSYMFVTGPKVVKSVTNEDVSTEELGGAAIHTAKSGVAHFACENDEEQIMIIRKMLSYMPQNNLEEPPRIDCSDPINRLEDSLNYIIPENPNKPYDVKDVIHAVVDCGEFLEVQRHYAPNLVVGFARFNGQSVGIVANQPSYLAGVLDINCSRKGARFIRFCDAFNIPIVTFVDVPGFLPGTQQEYGGIISNGAKLLFAYGEATVPKVTVVLRKAYGGAYDVMGSKHLNGDINYAWPTAEIAVMGPRGAIEVLYGRELSQKDAEARAQFISMMESEYRSKFATPYVAAKYGYIDDVIEPRNTRFRVIRALQSLATKRDSLPMKKHSNIPL
- a CDS encoding radical SAM protein gives rise to the protein MHYNYLFGPVPSRRLGTSLGIDLTPNKTCTLNCLYCECGKTDELTLERREYVPTTAVIAELREYLSASPELDSITFSGSGEPTLHSGIGSIIAMLKDEFPAYRVTVLTNSTLLPDAAVRAELLRADVVVPSLDAVSEEVFRKINRPRPGLRSTDLIEGLVAFTQEFTGEIWLEIFVIPGINDTEEEIALFRHTLQRLRTTHIQLNALDRPGAVDWIQPMPRENLVALARQLGPDVEVVGKALLRHRCTAYSADVETHILSLLRVRPCTLDDLADSLQLHPLDVGKYLDVMIGEQKLRTRREDRGVFYLLA
- the argF gene encoding ornithine carbamoyltransferase yields the protein MTVKATDFLSVRDMNQEEILATFDIALDMKADRTKYAEALKGQALAMIFEKPSLRTRTTFDIGIQQLGGYSLYLSPAEISLGKRESVYDVAKNLERMVQGIMIRTFAHQIVIDMAKFASIPIINGLTDFSHPCQAMADYLTVKEVKGELKGLKLCYVGDGNNVAHSLMFAGAILGVDVTVACPAGYEPNLIAFQQATEDAKLSGAKIEVVHDPAAGVKNADVVYTDVWASMGQEAEAAERRRIFMPFQVNEDLMAKAKTDAIFMHCLPAHRGDEVTDGVIDAPNSVVFQEAENRLHAQKAIMYQLMKK
- a CDS encoding NADH-dependent flavin oxidoreductase, producing MSRTHILDPWKLRSGFVARNRLVLAPMTTWSSHDDGSISDAECAYLRRRSQGVGIVITAACYVQRSGKAFTGQWGCDGADKRPSLAAAADVIHEGGALAVLQLHHGGRMCPESLLDHPPHAPSAVRAERPGADLPAPMTEEQIQSSIEAFARATRLAATAGYDGVEIHGANHYLLQQFFSPHSNRRDDTWGGDVRDRLLYPLAVTDAVLAAVRDMDQPFIVGYRLSPEEAEQPGITMEDTLELVDALSRRTLDWLHISTRDYKATSLRDTDTAWRPTRRVVDALASVTDVIGVGSVYTPADAQFLLDDGCAAAALGRILLMEPEWVGLLQSGQEGSIRQHLPAEDGDVRLTIPTSMYRMLLSRPGWLPLARD
- a CDS encoding OadG family protein, producing the protein MFQYTEALALNDAGSLAVPDSIAAAAADSAAAAWKLSGWDAVQAGDGIMITIVGILVVFAALTTITFLIKALKVLSNPATPKATHDDPQVAPVRNGISGEVVAAIALALQSHLYELHDEERTVLTISKVSRPYSPWSSKLYTMTPSPTHLTIKR
- a CDS encoding flippase-like domain-containing protein, with the protein product MKREQLLTFIKVGVTVLIIGFSIYFSVWKVDFRELGRSFTTANYWYALLIIPVIILSHYVRALRWNVILERIHPGVRTGNLFAGVMIGYFMNNLIPRSGEIVRPWFTAQTEKDTTFSSLLGSIIVERFIDTVALLLVIAAILFFDQTLFSGFEEIGVDAGVIQPILYMAIVLGVVFIIIAPSRVGLWMAETFSTPFLWAAGLPGLGKLRALREGVLSMFRKLQLGFGAIKSVRQVLLVTVHTVLLYFLYLLPLYIMFFAFGSGEQGTTTMFAALEIWAVTALGYAVAPTPGAFGVFHATARIALMKFAGFSEADAVAYATLTHFVNYLVPIALGIYYLLTRNISMGTLMKARSAA